In Sphingopyxis sp. 113P3, one DNA window encodes the following:
- a CDS encoding MFS transporter: MTPSPLTAQVPTRIKAAHGLGSVTLGIKESGLTTFFMIYYNQVLGFDPRLVSLILIGAMVIDAMVDPLIGRLSDATRTRLGRRLPWLYGAALPMAIAWALLWMSPDIAAHSALGLFLNVVAVRVLVSACEIPSVSLVAELTRDYDERTALMRYRFLFGWLGGLLAVTLAYGYFLRSDDPATNGLLDPSGYAAFGLFGAALIFLSTLGSALGQQRRILALPPPPAAAHPSKSMFTDIILAFRNPAFVALVSGALFITTGYATTIASTNYMMLYVWQMSDAQLAWYPAGLAIAVFGAFAAVGRAHRRFGKRDTAVGAALASGAIAFLPYAARNLGWWPELGGWPSMGLLLSLQTASLFGLIVATISASSMVAEIVEAHEVDHGTRIEGVFFAGYLMVQKFGQALGIFLVGQLVAYAGLSEQIRPEDWPASTAATMAWIFAGLMILIGIMAALGLRRYAIDRASHEARLATLAAAPQRSTDAGEPLP; the protein is encoded by the coding sequence ATGACGCCCAGCCCTCTCACCGCCCAGGTTCCGACCCGGATCAAGGCCGCGCATGGCCTGGGCAGCGTCACGCTCGGGATCAAGGAGTCGGGGCTCACCACCTTTTTCATGATCTATTACAACCAGGTGCTCGGGTTCGACCCGCGCCTGGTGTCGCTGATCCTGATCGGCGCGATGGTGATCGATGCGATGGTCGATCCGCTGATCGGCCGCCTCTCCGATGCGACGCGCACGCGCCTCGGGCGGCGGCTGCCCTGGCTCTATGGCGCGGCCCTGCCGATGGCGATCGCCTGGGCGCTTTTGTGGATGTCCCCCGACATCGCGGCGCATTCGGCGCTGGGGCTGTTCCTCAATGTCGTCGCAGTCCGCGTGCTGGTGTCGGCATGCGAGATTCCATCGGTCTCGCTCGTCGCCGAACTGACGCGCGACTATGACGAGCGCACCGCGCTGATGCGCTATCGCTTCCTGTTCGGCTGGCTCGGCGGATTGCTCGCAGTCACGCTGGCCTATGGTTATTTCCTGAGGTCGGATGATCCGGCGACCAACGGCTTGCTCGACCCTTCGGGCTACGCCGCCTTCGGCCTCTTCGGCGCAGCGCTGATCTTCTTGTCGACGCTCGGCTCCGCTCTCGGGCAGCAACGCCGCATCCTCGCCCTGCCCCCACCGCCCGCCGCCGCGCATCCCAGCAAGTCGATGTTCACCGACATCATCCTCGCCTTTCGCAACCCGGCCTTTGTCGCGCTCGTCAGCGGCGCTTTGTTCATCACCACCGGCTATGCGACGACGATCGCCTCGACCAACTATATGATGCTCTATGTGTGGCAGATGAGCGACGCGCAGCTCGCCTGGTATCCGGCGGGTCTCGCGATCGCTGTTTTCGGCGCGTTCGCGGCGGTCGGTCGTGCCCACCGCCGCTTCGGGAAGCGCGACACCGCGGTCGGTGCTGCGCTGGCGAGCGGCGCGATCGCCTTCCTTCCCTATGCCGCGCGCAACCTCGGCTGGTGGCCCGAACTCGGCGGCTGGCCTTCGATGGGGCTGCTGCTTTCGCTCCAGACCGCATCGCTCTTCGGGCTGATCGTTGCGACCATTTCGGCCTCGTCCATGGTGGCCGAGATCGTCGAGGCGCACGAGGTCGACCATGGCACGCGGATCGAGGGTGTCTTTTTCGCAGGCTATCTGATGGTGCAGAAATTCGGCCAGGCGCTCGGCATCTTTCTCGTCGGCCAGCTCGTCGCTTATGCCGGCCTCAGCGAGCAGATCCGTCCGGAAGACTGGCCCGCGAGCACCGCTGCGACAATGGCGTGGATATTTGCCGGCCTGATGATTTTGATCGGGATCATGGCGGCGCTCGGACTGCGGCGCTATGCCATCGATCGGGCAAGCCATGAGGCTCGGCTTGCAACCCTTGCCGCGGCCCCGCAACGGTCCACGGATGCCGGGGAGCCGCTGCCGTAA
- a CDS encoding acyl-CoA dehydrogenase family protein has translation MDFDLTERQKHWQGRVREFVERKIRPAVATYKEQDRTGDRWKVIQVVEDLKAEAKAAGIWNLFMPPRSAAHHHVDESFEFDGPGLTNLEYALCAEEMGRVGFASEVFNCSAPDTGNMEVFHRYGTRAQKERWLKPLMNGEIRSAFLMTEPAVASSDATNIETRIERDGDDYVINGRKWWSSGVGDPRCKVAIVMGKTDFGAKRHQQQSMLAVPMDTPGITVLRHLPVFGYDDAPHGHMEVELKDVRVNAEEAMLLGEGRGFEIAQGRLGPGRIHHCMRTIGVAEEALEKMCKRLQSRVAFGKTIAEHSIWEQRIARARIDIEMTRLLCLKAADMMDKIGNKAAAAEIAMIKVQAPNMALKIIDDAIQAHGGGGVSDDFGLANAYAHQRTLRLADGPDEVHARAIARIELAKHAPTSDPGFSSGDIGVSR, from the coding sequence ATGGATTTCGACCTCACCGAGCGGCAGAAGCATTGGCAGGGCCGCGTGCGCGAATTCGTCGAGCGCAAGATCCGCCCCGCCGTCGCCACCTACAAGGAGCAGGACCGCACCGGCGACCGCTGGAAGGTCATCCAGGTCGTCGAGGACCTCAAGGCCGAGGCGAAGGCCGCAGGCATCTGGAACCTGTTCATGCCGCCGCGCAGCGCTGCGCACCATCATGTCGATGAAAGCTTCGAGTTCGACGGCCCGGGGCTCACCAACCTTGAATATGCGCTGTGCGCCGAGGAGATGGGACGCGTGGGCTTTGCCAGCGAGGTGTTCAACTGCTCCGCGCCCGACACCGGAAATATGGAGGTGTTCCACCGTTACGGCACGCGCGCGCAAAAGGAGCGTTGGCTGAAGCCGCTCATGAACGGCGAGATCCGTTCCGCCTTCCTGATGACCGAACCCGCGGTTGCCTCGTCCGATGCGACCAATATCGAGACGCGCATCGAGCGCGACGGGGACGACTATGTGATCAACGGCCGCAAATGGTGGTCGTCGGGCGTCGGCGATCCGCGCTGCAAGGTCGCGATCGTGATGGGCAAGACCGATTTCGGCGCCAAACGCCACCAGCAGCAGTCGATGCTTGCGGTGCCGATGGACACGCCCGGGATCACGGTGCTGCGCCACCTTCCCGTCTTCGGCTATGACGACGCGCCGCACGGTCATATGGAGGTCGAACTCAAGGACGTGCGCGTCAACGCCGAAGAGGCGATGCTGCTGGGCGAAGGCCGCGGCTTTGAAATTGCGCAGGGCCGCCTCGGACCGGGCCGCATCCATCACTGCATGCGCACGATCGGCGTCGCCGAGGAAGCGCTCGAGAAAATGTGCAAGCGGCTCCAATCGCGCGTCGCCTTCGGCAAGACAATCGCAGAACACAGTATCTGGGAACAGCGGATCGCACGCGCCCGCATCGACATCGAGATGACGCGCCTCCTCTGTCTCAAGGCGGCCGACATGATGGACAAGATCGGCAACAAGGCCGCCGCGGCCGAGATCGCGATGATCAAGGTGCAGGCGCCCAATATGGCGCTCAAGATCATCGACGATGCAATCCAGGCTCACGGCGGCGGCGGCGTCTCCGACGATTTCGGCCTTGCCAACGCCTATGCCCATCAGCGCACCCTGCGGCTTGCCGACGGACCCGACGAGGTGCACGCGCGCGCCATCGCACGGATCGAGCTCGCCAAGCATGCGCCCACGAGCGACCCGGGCTTTTCGTCGGGGGACATCGGGGTTTCGCGCTAG
- a CDS encoding Zn-dependent alcohol dehydrogenase, whose translation MTKAAVLIEPGKPLAIEEVVVDKPGPHEVRIRTAACGLCHSDLHFIEGAYPHPLPAIPGHEAAGIVEAVGSEVRTVKPGDAVITCLSAFCGHCEFCVSGRMSLCMGGDTRRPAGSAPRITRPDGSPVNQMLNLSAFSEVMLVHEHACVAIDPDMPLDRAAVIGCAVTTGAGTIFNACKVTPGETVAVVGCGGVGLATINAAKIAGAGRIIAADPVPEKRALAQKLGATDVVDALADDAAKQIVEISKGGVDHAIEAVGRPASANLAVAALRRGGTATILGMMPLSEKVGLGAMDLLSGKKLQGAIMGGNRFPVDIPRLVDFYLRGLLDLDSIVAETIPLSQINEGFDKMKKGDAARSVIVFDQ comes from the coding sequence ATGACCAAAGCCGCCGTCCTGATCGAACCTGGCAAGCCGCTCGCCATCGAAGAGGTCGTCGTCGACAAGCCCGGGCCGCATGAGGTGCGCATCCGCACCGCCGCGTGCGGGCTCTGCCATTCGGACCTGCATTTCATCGAGGGCGCCTACCCGCACCCCCTTCCCGCCATCCCCGGCCACGAGGCCGCAGGCATTGTCGAGGCGGTCGGCAGCGAGGTGCGCACCGTGAAACCGGGCGATGCGGTGATCACGTGCCTTTCTGCCTTCTGCGGCCACTGCGAGTTCTGCGTCTCCGGGCGCATGTCGCTGTGCATGGGCGGCGATACCCGGCGGCCGGCGGGTTCGGCGCCACGGATCACCCGGCCGGACGGATCGCCCGTCAACCAGATGCTGAACCTCAGCGCCTTTTCGGAGGTGATGCTCGTTCACGAACATGCCTGCGTCGCGATTGACCCCGACATGCCGCTCGACCGCGCCGCGGTGATCGGCTGCGCGGTGACCACCGGCGCGGGAACGATTTTCAACGCCTGCAAGGTGACGCCGGGCGAAACGGTCGCGGTCGTCGGCTGCGGCGGCGTGGGGCTCGCGACAATCAACGCGGCGAAGATCGCCGGCGCGGGGCGCATCATCGCCGCCGATCCGGTGCCTGAGAAGCGTGCCCTCGCGCAAAAGCTGGGCGCGACCGACGTCGTCGACGCCCTCGCCGACGATGCCGCGAAGCAGATCGTCGAAATTTCGAAGGGCGGTGTCGACCATGCGATCGAGGCGGTCGGACGCCCCGCCTCGGCGAACCTTGCCGTCGCGGCGCTTCGCCGCGGCGGCACCGCGACGATCCTTGGCATGATGCCGCTTTCGGAAAAGGTCGGGCTCGGCGCCATGGACCTGCTCTCGGGCAAGAAATTGCAGGGCGCGATCATGGGCGGCAACCGATTCCCGGTGGATATTCCGCGGCTCGTCGATTTCTACCTGCGCGGGCTGCTCGACCTCGACAGCATCGTCGCGGAAACCATCCCGCTGTCACAGATCAACGAAGGGTTCGACAAGATGAAGAAGGGCGACGCCGCGCGATCGGTGATCGTATTCGACCAATGA
- a CDS encoding phosphotransferase family protein, protein MTTGLDAQKAFSGTVAPEGADVLDEAKLTAWMEANVEGFEGPLTQSKFAGGQSNPTYKISAPSGHYVLRRKPFGPLLPSAHAVDREYKVQSGLHKMGFPVARQYGLCTDENVIGSWFYVMAMVDGHTIWDGAMPGSTPENRRATYLAMIDTLAALHNIDVEAAGLADYGKPGNYFGRQVDRWTKQYRLSETETMDEMEQLIAWLPATLPEQTRTSVVHGDYRIDNMIWAKDRPEVLAVLDWELSTLGDPLADFTYVAMAWVTENGGRSGVMDIDRKALGIPELDEVVERYCEATGRDGVPDMNWYFAYNFFRLAGIMQGIKKRVIDGTASSAHAKAMSERVLPLAEKAWDFARKAGA, encoded by the coding sequence ATGACGACAGGGCTCGACGCGCAGAAGGCTTTCAGCGGCACCGTCGCGCCCGAGGGCGCAGACGTCCTCGACGAGGCGAAGCTGACCGCCTGGATGGAAGCCAATGTCGAGGGCTTTGAAGGTCCGCTGACCCAGAGCAAGTTCGCCGGCGGCCAGTCGAACCCGACATACAAGATTTCGGCGCCATCCGGCCATTATGTCCTGCGCCGCAAGCCCTTTGGCCCGCTCCTTCCTTCAGCCCATGCAGTCGACCGGGAATATAAGGTCCAGTCGGGATTGCATAAGATGGGTTTCCCCGTCGCGCGCCAATATGGCCTGTGCACCGACGAGAATGTGATCGGCAGCTGGTTCTATGTGATGGCGATGGTCGATGGCCACACGATCTGGGATGGCGCGATGCCGGGGTCGACCCCCGAAAACCGCCGCGCGACCTATCTGGCGATGATCGACACGCTCGCCGCGCTCCACAATATCGATGTCGAGGCGGCGGGCCTTGCCGACTACGGCAAGCCCGGCAATTATTTCGGCCGCCAGGTCGACCGCTGGACCAAGCAGTATCGGCTCTCCGAAACCGAAACGATGGACGAGATGGAGCAGCTGATTGCATGGTTGCCCGCGACGCTCCCGGAACAGACACGCACCAGCGTCGTTCACGGCGACTATCGCATCGACAATATGATCTGGGCCAAGGACCGGCCCGAGGTACTCGCGGTGCTCGACTGGGAACTGTCGACGCTGGGCGATCCGCTCGCCGATTTCACCTATGTCGCCATGGCGTGGGTGACCGAAAATGGCGGGCGGTCGGGCGTCATGGACATCGACCGCAAGGCGCTCGGCATCCCCGAGCTCGACGAGGTCGTCGAGCGCTACTGCGAGGCGACGGGCCGCGACGGCGTGCCCGATATGAACTGGTACTTCGCCTATAATTTCTTCCGCCTCGCCGGTATCATGCAGGGGATCAAGAAGCGCGTCATCGACGGCACCGCTTCCTCGGCCCACGCGAAGGCGATGTCCGAGCGCGTCCTGCCCCTCGCCGAGAAGGCGTGGGATTTTGCCCGAAAGGCCGGCGCATGA
- a CDS encoding SDR family NAD(P)-dependent oxidoreductase codes for MSLFDMTGEVALITGSSRGIGKAIAEAMAEHGAKVVISSRKQDACDVVAAELNARHGPGTAIAVAANISSKEALQHLVDETLAAFGAVTALVCNAASNPYYGPSAGISDEQFRKILDNNIIANHWLIHMCAPAMLAAGKGSITIISSIGGLKGSSILGAYAISKAADMQMARNLADEFGPQGVRVNCIAPGLIRTDFARALWENPDTLEVSTRRASLRRIGEPHEIAGAAVFLASPAGGFTTGQTIVIDGGNTSSGG; via the coding sequence ATGAGCCTGTTCGACATGACGGGCGAGGTCGCCCTGATCACCGGGTCATCACGCGGGATCGGAAAGGCGATCGCCGAAGCGATGGCCGAGCATGGCGCGAAGGTCGTGATCTCGAGCCGCAAGCAGGATGCCTGCGACGTGGTCGCGGCGGAACTGAACGCAAGGCACGGGCCGGGCACAGCGATCGCGGTCGCGGCGAATATCTCGTCGAAGGAGGCGCTTCAGCATCTGGTCGATGAAACGCTCGCCGCCTTCGGCGCGGTCACCGCGCTCGTATGCAACGCGGCGTCGAACCCCTATTATGGTCCTTCGGCAGGGATCAGCGACGAGCAGTTTCGCAAGATTCTCGATAACAATATCATCGCCAATCACTGGCTGATCCACATGTGTGCGCCCGCGATGCTCGCCGCGGGCAAGGGATCGATCACGATCATCAGCTCGATCGGCGGCCTCAAGGGCTCGTCGATCCTGGGGGCCTATGCGATCTCGAAGGCCGCCGACATGCAGATGGCACGCAACCTCGCTGACGAATTCGGGCCGCAGGGGGTCCGCGTCAACTGCATCGCGCCGGGCCTCATCAGGACCGATTTCGCGCGCGCGCTCTGGGAGAATCCCGACACGCTGGAGGTGTCGACGCGCCGCGCCTCGCTGCGCCGCATCGGCGAGCCCCATGAGATCGCGGGCGCTGCGGTGTTTCTCGCAAGCCCGGCGGGCGGCTTCACCACCGGCCAGACGATCGTCATCGACGGCGGCAACACTTCGAGCGGAGGATGA
- a CDS encoding SDR family NAD(P)-dependent oxidoreductase, which produces MGALDGKIAIITGAGSGIGRASALRFAAEGAKLVIGDRTAGVHDTAQAVKEAGGEAVALEIDAGIEADVAKLVATAIETYGGLDIAFANAGIIGDMGGIFDITPEGWAETLRVNLIGPALMVKHAGKAMVDQGRGGAIVLTASVAGINSGAGPAAYSASKAGVINLAKTAAQQMTSANVRVNAICPGLTETGMTKPTFDYAKEKGVTHKIGQLNPLKRAGQPEELANVALFLASDQASYVNGQAIAVDGGLTSSHPVTRQLLGQTSH; this is translated from the coding sequence ATGGGCGCATTGGACGGCAAGATCGCGATCATCACCGGAGCGGGCTCCGGCATCGGCCGCGCGAGCGCGCTGCGCTTTGCCGCCGAGGGCGCAAAGCTGGTCATTGGCGACAGGACGGCGGGCGTGCACGACACCGCGCAGGCTGTGAAGGAAGCCGGCGGCGAGGCGGTCGCGCTCGAAATCGACGCCGGGATCGAGGCCGATGTGGCAAAACTCGTCGCAACCGCGATCGAGACCTATGGCGGGCTCGATATCGCCTTTGCCAACGCGGGGATCATCGGCGACATGGGGGGCATTTTCGACATCACGCCCGAGGGATGGGCGGAAACCCTGCGCGTCAACCTGATCGGCCCCGCCTTGATGGTGAAGCATGCAGGCAAGGCGATGGTCGATCAGGGCCGCGGCGGCGCGATTGTGTTGACCGCGAGCGTCGCGGGCATCAATTCGGGGGCCGGCCCCGCCGCCTATTCGGCATCGAAGGCGGGCGTCATCAACCTCGCGAAGACCGCGGCGCAGCAGATGACGAGTGCGAATGTTCGCGTCAATGCAATCTGCCCGGGGCTGACCGAGACCGGCATGACCAAGCCGACCTTCGACTATGCGAAGGAAAAGGGGGTGACCCACAAGATCGGCCAGCTCAATCCGCTGAAGCGTGCCGGCCAGCCCGAGGAACTCGCCAATGTCGCTCTCTTCCTCGCAAGCGACCAGGCGAGCTATGTCAACGGTCAGGCAATCGCGGTAGACGGCGGTCTCACCAGTTCGCATCCCGTGACGCGGCAGTTGCTGGGCCAGACCTCGCACTAG
- a CDS encoding aldo/keto reductase family protein gives MQYRQLGDSGIRVSAICLGSWLTYGAGVDDSAGQACIDAAFEAGINFIDTANVYGIGAAEEFLGRALQGRQRDSYVLATKLFFPMSKTDRGLSAAQVAKQIDASLTRLRTDYVDLYQCHRYDPDTPLEETMAALSTVVRSGKARAIGFSEWAPDQIEAALALAPPHVKFVSSQPQYSLLYRRIEKKVIPISIASGIGQIVWSPLAQGVLSGKYRPGAALPEGTRATSEDAHFMRQFLTDPVLEAVQKLAPLAERAGCTMAQLAIAWVLAQPGITSAIVGASRPDQLRETAAAADLAIDPALLAEAAAILEGVRIT, from the coding sequence ATGCAGTACCGGCAACTTGGCGACAGCGGCATCCGCGTTTCGGCTATCTGCCTCGGCAGCTGGCTGACCTATGGCGCGGGGGTCGACGACAGCGCGGGGCAGGCCTGCATCGACGCGGCCTTCGAGGCCGGAATCAACTTCATCGACACGGCGAACGTCTATGGCATCGGCGCAGCAGAGGAATTTCTCGGCCGGGCGCTACAGGGACGGCAGCGCGACTCCTACGTTCTTGCGACCAAGCTCTTTTTCCCCATGTCCAAGACCGACAGGGGCTTGTCGGCGGCGCAAGTTGCAAAGCAGATCGACGCGAGCCTGACACGGCTCCGGACCGACTATGTCGATCTCTACCAATGCCACCGCTATGACCCCGACACCCCGCTCGAAGAGACGATGGCGGCGCTGAGCACAGTGGTGCGGAGCGGCAAGGCACGCGCGATAGGCTTTTCCGAATGGGCCCCCGACCAGATCGAAGCCGCGCTCGCGCTTGCACCCCCGCACGTCAAATTCGTGTCGAGCCAGCCGCAGTACAGCCTCCTCTATCGCCGGATCGAGAAAAAGGTCATCCCGATCAGCATCGCCAGCGGCATCGGTCAGATCGTCTGGTCACCCCTCGCGCAAGGCGTGCTCAGCGGCAAATATCGCCCGGGCGCCGCGCTTCCCGAGGGGACCCGCGCGACGAGCGAAGATGCGCATTTCATGCGGCAGTTCCTGACGGATCCGGTGCTCGAGGCGGTGCAGAAGCTCGCCCCGCTCGCCGAGCGCGCGGGATGCACGATGGCACAGCTCGCGATCGCCTGGGTGCTCGCGCAGCCCGGTATCACCAGCGCAATCGTCGGCGCGAGCCGGCCCGATCAGCTCCGCGAGACCGCCGCAGCCGCAGACCTTGCCATTGATCCGGCGCTGCTCGCAGAAGCCGCCGCCATCCTCGAAGGAGTGCGAATTACGTGA
- a CDS encoding serine hydrolase domain-containing protein gives MSHGMDKTRLDRIPAFLAAKYVDTGRLPHAATLVSRRGEIAHRSCIGEARPGEALQEDAIFRIASMTKPITSIAFMMLLEEGKVALSDPLVKFCPEFKDTGVFVAGGGNAPFLTRPPARPILMIDLLRHTAGLTYSFQERTPVDAAYRTTKIDDFDADYTMDSFIASLAQIPLQFDPGAHWNYSMATDVLGAVIERIEGKPFAQVMKERIFDPLGMVDTGFKVPADKQHRLTDAYAFHPKEKMRQFDAGDRSRWAKDRSFHSGGGGLASTLDDYHRFCLMLLGGGKLGDVRIISRKTLDLMTSNHLVGGGDLTEHSVGIFSEDENAGVGFGLGFAVTLDPARAGIPGSAGDFYWGGMFSTGFFVDPVEQICMVFMTQLMPSSTYPVRREVKTLVHAAIDD, from the coding sequence GTGAGCCACGGCATGGACAAGACGCGCCTCGATCGCATCCCGGCATTTCTCGCGGCCAAATATGTCGACACCGGACGGTTGCCTCATGCCGCGACGCTCGTGTCGCGCCGCGGCGAGATCGCGCACCGCTCATGTATCGGTGAAGCACGGCCCGGCGAGGCGCTTCAGGAGGATGCGATCTTCCGCATCGCCAGCATGACCAAGCCGATTACCAGCATCGCGTTCATGATGCTGCTCGAGGAAGGCAAGGTCGCCTTGTCCGATCCACTTGTGAAATTCTGCCCCGAGTTCAAGGATACCGGTGTTTTCGTCGCGGGCGGAGGCAACGCTCCTTTCCTGACCCGGCCGCCGGCACGCCCGATCCTGATGATCGACCTGCTTCGGCACACCGCGGGGCTGACCTACAGCTTCCAGGAGCGCACCCCGGTCGATGCCGCCTATCGCACGACGAAGATCGACGATTTCGACGCCGATTACACGATGGACAGCTTCATTGCGAGCCTGGCCCAGATCCCGCTCCAGTTCGACCCCGGCGCGCACTGGAATTATTCGATGGCGACCGACGTGCTCGGTGCAGTGATAGAGCGGATCGAGGGCAAGCCCTTCGCGCAGGTCATGAAGGAGCGCATCTTCGACCCGCTTGGCATGGTCGACACGGGCTTCAAGGTACCCGCGGACAAGCAGCACCGCCTCACCGACGCCTACGCCTTTCACCCGAAGGAGAAGATGCGGCAGTTCGACGCGGGCGACCGCAGCCGCTGGGCGAAGGATCGCAGCTTCCACTCAGGGGGAGGCGGGCTCGCCTCGACGCTGGATGATTATCATCGTTTCTGCCTGATGCTGCTCGGCGGCGGCAAGCTCGGCGATGTGCGGATCATCAGCCGCAAGACGCTCGACCTGATGACCTCGAACCACCTGGTGGGGGGCGGCGACCTCACCGAGCACAGCGTCGGCATCTTTTCCGAAGACGAGAATGCGGGGGTCGGCTTCGGCCTCGGTTTCGCCGTCACGCTCGATCCGGCGCGCGCGGGTATTCCGGGGTCGGCGGGCGATTTTTACTGGGGCGGCATGTTCTCGACCGGCTTCTTCGTCGACCCGGTCGAGCAGATCTGCATGGTCTTCATGACCCAGCTCATGCCCTCTTCCACCTATCCCGTGCGGCGCGAGGTCAAGACTCTCGTCCACGCCGCGATCGACGACTGA
- a CDS encoding 3-hydroxyacyl-CoA dehydrogenase NAD-binding domain-containing protein, translating to MSDETPVSVTMEKDGEVAVVIVNNPPVNALSWHVREGLKTQFEAALADDSVKAIVLRCDGGTFIAGADISEFGKAPRGPDFNAVLNMVEAATKPVVAAIHGTALGGGLETALVCHYRVAVPSAKLGVPEVKLGLLPGAGGTQRLPRVVGVEAAATMTSLGEPLPAAKAKELGLVDELAGEDSLAADAIAFARAKIADGPRPTRERAVFGDVGVIEELKTKNAKRWRGFEAPYANLACVEAATRLPFEEGLAFERQEFMKLMMGSQSAAQRHIFFAERQAAKIDGLPKDIKLREVKKVGIIGAGTMGGGIMMNFLQKGFACTIVEMQQEALDRGLGVVRKNYDASAAKGRFKPEQVDQMMGLITPSLDLEALADCDLIIEAVYENMDVKKEIFGKLDTIAKPGAILASNTSYLDVNEIAASTSRPGDVLGMHFFSPANVMKLLEVVRGDKTADDVLATAMAIGKKIGKVAVVAGVCHGFIGNRMLAPRQIEAQKLLLEGATPAQVDKVHVDFGMPMGPFQMSDLAGVDIGWHRDPNRIESIRDALCAEGRWGQKKQAGFYDYDDKRNPSESARVAEIIDEFRKKAGIEKREISEQEIIERTLYPMVNEGALILAEGKAQRASDIDVVWIYGYGWPVYRGGPMFWAGLEGTDKIAAALEKHGFEVAPLLKEKAEAKSGF from the coding sequence ATGTCCGATGAAACCCCCGTCAGCGTTACCATGGAAAAGGACGGCGAAGTTGCCGTCGTCATCGTCAACAATCCGCCCGTCAACGCGCTGTCGTGGCATGTGAGGGAAGGGCTGAAGACCCAATTCGAGGCCGCGCTCGCCGATGACAGCGTCAAGGCCATCGTGCTGCGCTGCGACGGCGGCACCTTCATCGCCGGCGCCGACATCAGCGAATTCGGAAAAGCCCCGCGCGGCCCTGATTTCAATGCCGTCCTCAACATGGTTGAAGCTGCCACCAAGCCGGTGGTCGCGGCGATCCACGGCACAGCACTCGGCGGCGGGCTCGAGACCGCGCTCGTCTGTCATTATCGCGTCGCCGTTCCCTCTGCCAAGCTCGGCGTGCCCGAGGTCAAGCTCGGCCTGCTGCCCGGCGCCGGGGGCACCCAGCGCCTGCCCCGCGTCGTGGGCGTCGAGGCTGCCGCGACCATGACCTCGCTCGGTGAGCCGCTTCCAGCCGCGAAGGCGAAGGAACTCGGGCTCGTCGACGAACTCGCGGGCGAGGATAGCCTCGCCGCCGATGCCATCGCTTTTGCACGCGCCAAGATCGCGGATGGCCCGCGCCCGACCCGCGAACGCGCGGTGTTCGGCGACGTCGGCGTGATCGAGGAGCTCAAGACCAAGAATGCGAAGCGCTGGCGCGGCTTCGAGGCACCCTACGCCAACCTCGCCTGTGTCGAGGCCGCGACGCGTCTGCCTTTCGAGGAAGGACTCGCCTTCGAACGCCAGGAATTCATGAAGCTGATGATGGGCAGCCAGTCGGCGGCGCAGCGCCACATCTTCTTCGCCGAGCGCCAGGCCGCGAAGATCGACGGCCTGCCCAAGGATATCAAGCTGCGCGAGGTGAAGAAGGTCGGGATCATCGGCGCCGGCACGATGGGCGGGGGCATCATGATGAACTTCCTGCAAAAGGGCTTTGCCTGCACCATCGTCGAGATGCAGCAGGAGGCGCTCGACCGCGGGCTCGGTGTCGTGCGCAAGAATTATGATGCCAGCGCAGCGAAGGGCCGCTTCAAGCCCGAGCAGGTCGATCAGATGATGGGGCTCATCACCCCGTCGCTCGACCTCGAAGCGCTCGCCGACTGCGACCTCATCATCGAGGCCGTCTACGAGAATATGGACGTGAAGAAGGAGATTTTCGGCAAGCTCGACACGATCGCCAAGCCTGGCGCAATTCTCGCGTCGAACACCTCCTATCTCGATGTCAACGAGATTGCGGCATCGACGAGCCGCCCGGGCGACGTGCTCGGTATGCACTTCTTCTCGCCCGCGAATGTCATGAAGCTGCTCGAGGTCGTGCGGGGGGACAAGACCGCCGACGACGTGCTCGCGACCGCGATGGCGATAGGAAAGAAGATCGGCAAGGTCGCCGTCGTCGCCGGCGTCTGTCACGGCTTCATCGGCAACCGCATGCTCGCGCCGCGCCAGATCGAGGCGCAGAAGCTGCTGCTCGAGGGTGCGACCCCCGCGCAGGTCGACAAGGTCCATGTCGATTTCGGCATGCCGATGGGCCCCTTCCAGATGAGCGACCTTGCCGGCGTCGACATCGGCTGGCACCGCGACCCCAACCGTATCGAGAGCATCCGCGATGCGCTGTGCGCCGAGGGCCGCTGGGGGCAGAAGAAGCAGGCCGGCTTCTACGATTATGACGACAAGCGCAATCCGTCGGAAAGTGCGCGTGTCGCAGAGATCATCGACGAGTTCCGCAAGAAGGCGGGAATCGAGAAGCGCGAGATCAGCGAGCAGGAAATCATTGAGCGCACCCTATATCCGATGGTCAACGAAGGCGCGCTGATCCTCGCTGAAGGCAAGGCGCAGCGCGCAAGCGACATCGATGTCGTCTGGATCTACGGCTACGGCTGGCCTGTCTATCGTGGCGGTCCGATGTTCTGGGCGGGGCTCGAAGGCACCGACAAGATTGCCGCCGCCCTCGAGAAGCACGGCTTTGAAGTCGCGCCGCTGCTCAAGGAAAAGGCAGAGGCGAAAAGCGGCTTTTAA